From a single Maylandia zebra isolate NMK-2024a linkage group LG3, Mzebra_GT3a, whole genome shotgun sequence genomic region:
- the LOC112431540 gene encoding myelin-oligodendrocyte glycoprotein-like isoform X2, which yields MSLNNFYFKDSSFFSLRTFLLCSALSVWTPVHGEVLVIGSNLPIIASPGDDVILPCHLAPMFDVQGLTVEWSKPDLKPDPSDRLSRVEYVHLYRDRKEVPDMKMASYFRRTELFMDDMKHGNISLKILNVSEEDNGRYRCFIPKLQSRVKAAVVELVVDSNFAKTSETPLQTPDPQDTTPTNARSRVPVVMAVVTLLLVLALAGFAAYFSRHIFHQTLKKHPEDDDTEKQPLPV from the exons ATGTCTCTGAACAACTTCTACTTTAAGGACTCTTCCTTTTTCTCACTCCGGACTTTTCTCCTGTGCTCGGCTTTGTCCGTCTGGACTCCTGTACACG GTGAGGTTCTGGTGATTGGTTCAAATCTTCCAATCATTGCTTCTCCGGGTGATGATGTCATCCTGCCGTGTCACCTGGCGCCCATGTTCGATGTCCAGGGTCTGACGGTGGAGTGGTCCAAACCCGACCTGAAGCCCGACCCGTCGGACCGGCTGAGCCGAGTGGAGTACGTTCACCTGTACAGGGACAGGAAGGAGGTCCCCGACATGAAGATGGCCTCGTACTTCAGGAGGACGGAGCTGTTCATGGACGACATGAAACACGGGAACATTTCACTGAAGATCCTGAACGTGTCGGAGGAAGACAACGGCAGATACAGATGTTTCATCCCCAAGCTGCAGAGCAGAGTGAAAGCTGCTGTTGTTGAACTTGTAGTCG ATTCAAACTTTGCTAAAACCTCAGAGACGCCGCTGCAAACTCCAGATCCTCAGGACACGACTCCAACAAATG CTCGATCCAGGGtccctgtggtcatggctgtcGTCACCTTATTATTAGTTTTGGCTCTCGCTGGTTTTGCTGCATATTTCTCCAGACACATTTTTCACCAGACACTAAAa AAGCATCCAGAGGATGATGATACAGAAAAACAACCACTACCAGTCTAG
- the LOC112431540 gene encoding myelin-oligodendrocyte glycoprotein-like isoform X1 → MSLNNFYFKDSSFFSLRTFLLCSALSVWTPVHGEVLVIGSNLPIIASPGDDVILPCHLAPMFDVQGLTVEWSKPDLKPDPSDRLSRVEYVHLYRDRKEVPDMKMASYFRRTELFMDDMKHGNISLKILNVSEEDNGRYRCFIPKLQSRVKAAVVELVVDSNFAKTSETPLQTPDPQDTTPTNAARSRVPVVMAVVTLLLVLALAGFAAYFSRHIFHQTLKKHPEDDDTEKQPLPV, encoded by the exons ATGTCTCTGAACAACTTCTACTTTAAGGACTCTTCCTTTTTCTCACTCCGGACTTTTCTCCTGTGCTCGGCTTTGTCCGTCTGGACTCCTGTACACG GTGAGGTTCTGGTGATTGGTTCAAATCTTCCAATCATTGCTTCTCCGGGTGATGATGTCATCCTGCCGTGTCACCTGGCGCCCATGTTCGATGTCCAGGGTCTGACGGTGGAGTGGTCCAAACCCGACCTGAAGCCCGACCCGTCGGACCGGCTGAGCCGAGTGGAGTACGTTCACCTGTACAGGGACAGGAAGGAGGTCCCCGACATGAAGATGGCCTCGTACTTCAGGAGGACGGAGCTGTTCATGGACGACATGAAACACGGGAACATTTCACTGAAGATCCTGAACGTGTCGGAGGAAGACAACGGCAGATACAGATGTTTCATCCCCAAGCTGCAGAGCAGAGTGAAAGCTGCTGTTGTTGAACTTGTAGTCG ATTCAAACTTTGCTAAAACCTCAGAGACGCCGCTGCAAACTCCAGATCCTCAGGACACGACTCCAACAAATG CAGCTCGATCCAGGGtccctgtggtcatggctgtcGTCACCTTATTATTAGTTTTGGCTCTCGCTGGTTTTGCTGCATATTTCTCCAGACACATTTTTCACCAGACACTAAAa AAGCATCCAGAGGATGATGATACAGAAAAACAACCACTACCAGTCTAG